In Porphyromonas cangingivalis, a genomic segment contains:
- the nrdG gene encoding anaerobic ribonucleoside-triphosphate reductase activating protein has protein sequence MHLLNRYKETISDGEGIRYSLYLSGCTHHCPGCQNPASWDPTAGVLLTEPILSDIINEIKTNPLLDGITLSGGDPLFNPEGALALCRRLKEETGLNIWCYTGYTLEEIEASPSLSAVLEYVDVLVDGRFVQEEFDPTLSFRGSRNQRIIRLHERNK, from the coding sequence ATACACTTACTGAACAGATACAAGGAGACCATATCCGATGGCGAAGGGATCAGGTACTCTTTGTATCTGTCTGGTTGTACCCATCATTGCCCGGGATGTCAGAACCCCGCAAGTTGGGATCCCACGGCAGGTGTCCTCTTGACCGAGCCCATCCTCAGTGATATCATCAACGAAATAAAAACGAATCCCCTCCTTGACGGTATCACCCTCAGTGGTGGTGACCCTCTTTTCAATCCCGAGGGTGCCCTCGCCCTCTGTCGTCGGCTCAAAGAGGAGACCGGGCTCAATATCTGGTGTTATACCGGATACACCTTGGAGGAGATAGAGGCTTCGCCTTCCCTTTCGGCCGTCTTGGAGTATGTTGATGTCCTTGTCGATGGCCGCTTTGTGCAGGAGGAGTTTGACCCAACTCTTTCATTCCGAGGTAGCCGAAATCAACGCATCATCCGATTGCATGAGCGTAATAAGTGA
- a CDS encoding anaerobic ribonucleoside triphosphate reductase: MDTPTLFIIKRDGKQEPFSPEKIENAIIKAYRASGIQENKSIIQNIVQKVSTQLSTETNPTVEEIQDLVEHELMVCDPFVAKKYIIYREWRNVERDKRTGMKQIMDGIVRIEKNDVNLSNANMSAHTPAGQMMTFASEVTKDYTNKYLLGVKYARAHRNGDIHIHDLDYYPTKTTTCIQYDLEDLYERGFRTKNGSIRTPQSIQSYATLATIIFQTNQNEQHGGQSIPAFDFFMAKGVLKTFRRHLAEALVFIAGMRDVTIDRKVLIDGLVSEGVSVQEKPDLIAEAYKKIEGLCPGVDRKDIERAWNHAMDKTTRETHQAMEGFIHNLNTMHSRGGNQVVFSSINYGTDTSPEARLLMRELLSATTDGLGHGEVPIFPIQIFKVKDGVSFSVADYEKAMKDFPAALRGEMTFEAPNFDLLIEACRTTSKALFPNFLFLDTKYNKNEKWNAEDPKRYLYELATMGCRTRVFENLRGEKSSVGRGNLSFTSMNFPRLAIEAMREAEELNPGCDKHTIRNEAKSIFLSSVRRMAEMIAEQLYDRYKYQRTALACQYPFMMCNDVWKGGASLDPNEEVGDVIASGTLGIGFIGGHNAMVAIYGEGHAHNKEAYQTLYDAIMVMNNVVDEYKRKYNLNYSVLATPAEGLSGRFTRMDRKKYGIIPGVTDRDYYVNSFHIDVKEPVTIFEKIQLEAPFHAITRGGHITYVELDGEAKKNISGILKIVKAMHDAEIGYGSINHPVDTCNKCGYRGVIYAKCPVCAGEDIARLRRITGYLTGSLDSWNSAKKSEEKDRIKHC, from the coding sequence GAGAATAAAAGTATAATTCAGAACATCGTCCAAAAGGTGTCTACTCAACTCTCCACCGAGACGAACCCCACGGTCGAGGAGATACAGGATCTCGTGGAGCATGAGCTGATGGTGTGCGATCCTTTCGTTGCCAAGAAGTACATCATCTACCGTGAGTGGCGAAATGTCGAACGTGACAAACGTACCGGGATGAAGCAGATCATGGATGGCATCGTGCGCATAGAGAAGAACGATGTCAACCTGAGCAATGCCAATATGTCGGCGCATACGCCTGCGGGGCAGATGATGACATTTGCTTCGGAGGTGACCAAGGACTATACCAACAAGTATCTTCTCGGGGTCAAGTACGCTCGTGCACACCGTAATGGAGATATACACATCCATGACTTGGACTACTACCCCACCAAGACAACGACTTGTATCCAATACGACTTGGAGGATCTCTATGAGCGTGGTTTCAGGACGAAAAACGGCAGCATCCGCACACCTCAGTCGATACAAAGCTATGCGACCTTGGCGACGATCATCTTCCAGACGAACCAAAACGAGCAACATGGGGGACAGTCCATACCTGCGTTTGACTTCTTCATGGCCAAGGGAGTCCTCAAGACCTTCCGCCGTCACTTGGCAGAGGCTCTTGTCTTCATCGCAGGGATGAGAGATGTCACCATAGATCGCAAGGTGCTCATCGATGGATTGGTCAGCGAAGGGGTGTCGGTGCAGGAGAAACCGGATCTTATAGCTGAGGCGTACAAGAAAATAGAGGGTCTCTGCCCCGGTGTGGACAGAAAGGATATAGAACGCGCGTGGAATCACGCCATGGACAAGACCACACGTGAGACTCATCAGGCGATGGAGGGTTTTATCCACAATCTCAACACCATGCACTCTCGTGGTGGGAATCAAGTCGTGTTCAGCTCCATTAACTATGGTACTGACACTTCGCCCGAAGCTCGTCTCTTGATGCGTGAACTCCTCTCTGCCACTACGGACGGATTAGGGCACGGAGAAGTCCCCATATTCCCCATACAGATATTCAAGGTTAAGGATGGTGTGTCCTTCTCAGTGGCCGATTACGAGAAGGCTATGAAAGACTTCCCTGCCGCTCTTCGTGGTGAGATGACTTTCGAGGCTCCCAATTTTGACCTGCTCATCGAGGCTTGTCGCACGACCTCCAAGGCCCTCTTCCCCAACTTCCTTTTCCTTGACACGAAGTACAACAAGAACGAAAAGTGGAACGCTGAGGATCCCAAGAGGTATCTTTACGAACTCGCAACGATGGGTTGTCGCACGAGAGTGTTCGAAAACTTGCGCGGAGAGAAGAGTTCTGTCGGTCGTGGCAATCTCTCTTTCACCTCAATGAACTTCCCTCGTCTGGCCATCGAAGCGATGAGAGAGGCAGAGGAACTCAATCCCGGATGTGACAAGCATACCATCCGAAATGAAGCAAAGTCCATCTTCTTGTCTTCGGTACGACGTATGGCGGAGATGATAGCCGAGCAGCTTTATGATCGGTACAAGTATCAGCGCACGGCTCTTGCGTGCCAATATCCGTTCATGATGTGCAACGATGTATGGAAAGGTGGTGCTTCGCTCGATCCTAATGAGGAAGTCGGTGATGTGATCGCTTCGGGGACTCTCGGTATCGGATTTATCGGAGGACACAACGCCATGGTCGCGATCTATGGTGAGGGGCATGCACACAACAAAGAGGCCTACCAGACACTCTACGATGCCATCATGGTCATGAATAATGTCGTGGATGAGTACAAGCGTAAGTATAATCTCAACTACTCCGTCCTCGCCACTCCTGCAGAGGGATTGTCGGGACGATTTACACGCATGGACCGCAAGAAATACGGTATCATCCCCGGTGTGACGGATCGTGACTATTACGTCAACTCGTTCCACATAGATGTCAAAGAGCCTGTAACGATCTTTGAGAAGATCCAGCTCGAAGCTCCATTCCATGCCATTACACGAGGTGGACACATCACTTATGTCGAGCTTGATGGAGAGGCAAAGAAAAATATATCGGGTATCCTCAAGATCGTCAAGGCTATGCACGATGCTGAGATCGGTTATGGTTCGATCAACCACCCCGTGGACACTTGTAACAAGTGTGGGTACAGAGGGGTCATCTATGCCAAGTGTCCGGTCTGTGCAGGAGAGGATATAGCCCGACTAAGACGCATCACGGGCTATCTGACAGGATCGCTCGACAGCTGGAACTCGGCCAAGAAGTCCGAAGAAAAAGACCGTATCAAACACTGCTGA